From Mucilaginibacter rubeus, a single genomic window includes:
- a CDS encoding AAA family ATPase, with translation MENEFFEQRTDLSKLSAAVEQIKATLGTIIVGQHESIDLLIAGILADGHILIEGVPGVAKTLTAKLIAKAIDAQYSRVQFTPDLMPSDILGTSIFNPKTSEFEFKRGPVFGNIILIDEINRAPAKTQSALFEVMEERQITIDGHQYKMEEPFTVLATQNPVEHEGTYRLPEAQLDRFLFKIEVKYPTLEEEIAIVTQQHQQRTADQLSHIAPVLSAVDINELRKQVRALHVEDKLIEFTAKVIHETRNNKSLQLGGSPRASLAIINAAKAMAAINGRDFVTPDDIIYVVPPVLRHRIMLTPDREMEGITPDIVIAQMIQKIEVPR, from the coding sequence ATGGAAAATGAATTTTTTGAACAACGTACCGATCTGAGCAAGCTTAGCGCTGCGGTAGAACAGATAAAAGCTACACTCGGTACTATCATAGTCGGGCAGCATGAATCTATCGACCTGCTTATCGCAGGCATTCTGGCCGATGGTCATATACTTATTGAAGGTGTTCCGGGAGTGGCTAAAACACTTACCGCAAAACTTATCGCCAAAGCTATCGATGCCCAATACTCGCGCGTTCAGTTTACGCCCGATCTTATGCCATCAGATATTTTGGGAACATCGATATTCAACCCCAAAACCTCTGAGTTTGAATTTAAACGCGGACCGGTTTTTGGTAATATTATCCTGATAGATGAAATTAACCGTGCTCCTGCTAAAACCCAATCGGCACTATTTGAGGTGATGGAAGAGCGGCAGATAACTATCGACGGGCATCAATACAAGATGGAAGAACCATTTACGGTGTTGGCTACACAGAACCCGGTTGAGCACGAAGGTACTTATCGCCTGCCTGAAGCGCAGTTAGACAGGTTTTTGTTCAAAATAGAGGTGAAATACCCAACGCTTGAAGAGGAAATAGCTATTGTGACCCAACAGCACCAGCAAAGAACTGCCGATCAGCTGAGCCACATAGCGCCTGTATTATCGGCCGTTGATATTAATGAACTGAGGAAGCAGGTGAGGGCTTTACATGTTGAGGATAAACTGATAGAGTTTACCGCCAAAGTAATTCACGAAACCCGCAACAATAAATCGTTGCAACTTGGCGGCTCGCCACGCGCTTCATTAGCTATTATTAATGCGGCTAAAGCTATGGCCGCAATCAATGGGCGAGATTTTGTTACCCCCGATGATATTATTTACGTAGTACCGCCGGTGTTAAGACACCGTATTATGCTCACCCCCGATAGGGAAATGGAGGGTATAACCCCTGATATTGTTATAGCCCAGATGATTCAGAAAATTGAAGTGCCACGCTAA
- a CDS encoding DUF4350 domain-containing protein, which translates to MRDFKAYIFIASLILVIYLVAQYQQPQPIDWTPSYLKEAKIPLGSKILYDRLPDIFPGAKVKNYREPMYNVLHDHKVTNATYIIISNYAAITTPDFDKMIPFIKQGNDVFISSTSFGDTLSNKFKLETNINYEVREQPDTLHFTNSALDPHKEYIIEKDLRGEYFSAFDTAKAISLVQNARNQSTVLKFNMGKGALYLSTDPNLFTNYSLLKPDGAEFAAKALSYLKNNKTIIWDEYYNIGRDGEESEFRVLFAKEPLRWAYFISLISVIVYVLYQMKRRQRIIPVITPLENSTLGFVTVVGQVYYERRDNSNIAQKKVAYLLEYIRQKYRLQTNKIDQEFTATLASRADMDIEETREMVGVINYILSQAPISDQELIKANHLIEQFYIRSR; encoded by the coding sequence ATGAGGGATTTTAAAGCGTACATATTTATTGCTTCATTGATATTGGTGATTTACCTGGTGGCCCAATATCAGCAACCGCAACCTATTGATTGGACACCCTCTTATTTAAAAGAGGCTAAGATTCCATTAGGTAGCAAAATACTATACGATCGCTTACCTGATATTTTTCCTGGTGCTAAGGTGAAAAACTACCGTGAGCCCATGTATAATGTGCTTCATGATCATAAGGTAACTAATGCAACTTATATCATTATCTCCAATTACGCGGCTATCACAACGCCCGATTTTGATAAGATGATCCCTTTTATTAAACAGGGGAACGATGTTTTTATCTCATCTACATCTTTTGGGGATACACTATCCAATAAATTTAAATTGGAAACGAATATCAATTATGAGGTAAGGGAACAGCCCGATACCCTTCATTTTACTAACAGCGCTCTCGATCCTCATAAAGAATATATTATAGAGAAAGACCTTCGCGGAGAATATTTTAGTGCTTTTGATACAGCAAAGGCAATTTCGCTGGTGCAGAATGCGCGCAATCAAAGCACCGTCTTAAAATTCAATATGGGAAAGGGGGCTTTGTATTTAAGTACCGACCCTAATCTTTTTACCAATTACAGCCTTTTGAAGCCCGACGGCGCTGAGTTTGCTGCCAAAGCATTATCATACCTTAAAAACAATAAAACCATTATCTGGGACGAATATTATAACATCGGCCGCGATGGTGAAGAATCGGAATTCAGGGTGCTTTTTGCTAAGGAACCATTACGCTGGGCTTACTTCATTTCGCTCATAAGTGTTATTGTGTATGTACTTTACCAGATGAAACGCCGCCAGCGTATCATACCCGTTATTACACCGCTTGAAAACAGTACCCTGGGTTTTGTGACTGTAGTAGGGCAGGTTTATTATGAGCGCCGCGACAACAGTAATATAGCCCAAAAGAAGGTAGCCTATTTGCTTGAATACATCAGGCAGAAATACAGGCTGCAAACCAATAAAATTGATCAGGAATTTACGGCAACACTGGCCAGCCGTGCCGATATGGATATCGAAGAAACGCGCGAAATGGTTGGTGTTATCAATTATATCTTAAGCCAGGCCCCTATCTCTGATCAGGAACTTATTAAAGCAAACCACCTTATTGAACAATTTTATATACGATCCAGGTAA
- a CDS encoding DUF4129 domain-containing protein — translation MPEKKSPPAVLKIDTTQLSAPRSFDEKKIRNYLKDQEFVYNKDDLPGETLWNRFWRWFWQMIDRKLFAAAGSRRFYFYLEVAIGVVFVLFILYKVTGINAISVFRGKARDIPFTYSESIENIHEVNFDAKIEKAIAGHNYRLAVRLLYLYSLKQLNDAGIINWEVGKTNMAYLNELPEGERKRLFRILTRQFEYIWYGDFRVDSTSFTEIDTLFKQFKQNLG, via the coding sequence ATGCCGGAAAAGAAATCCCCTCCGGCTGTATTGAAGATTGACACCACACAATTGTCGGCACCGCGAAGCTTTGATGAGAAGAAAATCCGCAACTATCTCAAGGATCAGGAATTTGTATATAACAAGGACGATTTGCCGGGCGAAACACTTTGGAATCGGTTCTGGAGATGGTTTTGGCAAATGATTGACCGCAAGTTGTTTGCAGCTGCCGGATCGCGAAGGTTTTATTTTTACCTTGAAGTAGCTATCGGTGTTGTATTCGTATTGTTTATACTTTATAAGGTAACCGGCATCAACGCCATATCGGTTTTCAGAGGCAAAGCGCGTGATATCCCTTTTACCTATTCCGAATCAATAGAAAATATTCATGAAGTAAACTTTGATGCCAAAATTGAAAAGGCTATTGCCGGGCATAATTATCGCCTTGCAGTGAGGCTGTTGTACTTGTATAGTTTAAAGCAGCTTAATGATGCCGGGATCATTAACTGGGAGGTGGGTAAAACTAATATGGCGTATCTTAATGAATTACCCGAGGGGGAAAGAAAGCGGCTCTTCAGAATACTTACCAGGCAGTTTGAATATATATGGTACGGCGATTTTCGGGTAGATAGCACGTCGTTTACCGAAATAGATACCCTTTTTAAGCAGTTTAAACAAAACTTAGGATGA
- a CDS encoding stage II sporulation protein M: MREALFIKQRTGKWKEFENIPTNDPDVLAEQFIIITDDLAYSKTFYPNSGTTKYLNGLAARFHQSIYKSKKESRNRFVQFWMLELPLVFAKYRKQLLISFVFFITFCLIGALSAKYDNTFVNMIMGDGYVNMTNENIAKGDPFGVYKDQDPFLMFVQIAENNLFITVLTFVAGMFFSVGTLFLLLKNGIMLGSFQYFFISKGLGLQSILVIWIHGTLEISCIIIAGAAGLILGNSIIFPKTYSRLVSLKRGAVDGLKITMGILPIIVMAAIFESFVTRHTEMPKWLSCFIMIASLVFIVTYVVIYPLYLNRKLNRHNN; encoded by the coding sequence ATGAGAGAGGCTTTATTTATTAAGCAGCGAACCGGGAAGTGGAAAGAGTTTGAAAACATCCCCACTAACGATCCGGATGTTTTAGCAGAGCAGTTTATTATAATTACCGACGACCTTGCCTACTCTAAAACCTTTTATCCAAACTCAGGTACAACCAAGTACCTAAACGGCTTGGCTGCACGTTTTCACCAATCCATATATAAAAGTAAAAAAGAAAGCAGGAACCGTTTTGTTCAGTTTTGGATGCTGGAGTTGCCCCTGGTATTTGCAAAGTACCGTAAGCAGCTGCTTATCTCGTTTGTTTTTTTTATCACCTTTTGCCTGATAGGTGCTTTATCCGCAAAATATGATAATACGTTTGTAAACATGATCATGGGCGATGGTTATGTGAACATGACCAATGAAAATATAGCCAAAGGCGATCCTTTTGGGGTTTATAAGGATCAGGATCCTTTTTTAATGTTTGTTCAGATAGCCGAAAATAACCTGTTTATAACCGTGTTAACCTTTGTAGCCGGTATGTTCTTTTCTGTTGGTACGCTATTTCTGCTACTGAAAAACGGGATCATGCTGGGCTCATTTCAGTATTTTTTTATAAGTAAAGGACTCGGCCTGCAGTCGATACTGGTAATATGGATCCACGGTACCCTTGAAATATCCTGTATCATTATTGCAGGAGCAGCAGGCCTTATATTAGGAAACAGCATTATTTTCCCAAAAACGTACAGCCGTTTGGTTTCATTAAAAAGAGGGGCTGTTGATGGCCTTAAGATCACGATGGGTATATTGCCTATTATTGTAATGGCAGCTATATTTGAGAGTTTTGTAACCAGACATACAGAAATGCCTAAATGGCTTAGCTGTTTTATAATGATTGCATCTCTTGTATTTATTGTTACCTATGTTGTAATTTACCCCTTATATTTAAACCGCAAACTAAACCGTCACAATAATTAA
- a CDS encoding RDD family protein codes for MQTIAIKTAQNIDIDYEVAGLGERILARLIDYALYLAVYLIYIWTNGSSYHPSVFYSFTLPQILFLIFYGFYDIITELLFNGQSLGKYIMKIKVISLDGGRPRLGQYLLRYIFRLIDFGLTLQIGAIISVAVTENKQRIGDIVANTTLVRTKTRTSIDTLNFVHIEEDYQPVIPEAVMLADSDISLIHEVLNHFNKTADVIFVDRMAERICKQLDITIPPDLTSYKFLVAVLKDHNYYVLNVSPQLI; via the coding sequence ATGCAAACAATAGCGATAAAAACAGCACAAAATATTGATATCGATTATGAGGTAGCAGGTCTTGGCGAACGGATACTGGCCCGCCTGATAGATTATGCGCTGTACCTTGCTGTATATCTGATTTATATATGGACAAACGGATCAAGTTATCATCCCTCTGTATTTTATAGTTTCACGCTGCCGCAAATATTATTTTTGATTTTTTATGGCTTTTATGACATCATTACCGAGCTATTGTTCAACGGACAAAGCTTAGGCAAGTACATTATGAAAATTAAGGTAATAAGCCTTGATGGGGGCCGCCCGCGCTTAGGACAATATCTGTTACGCTATATTTTCAGATTGATTGATTTTGGGTTAACACTACAAATTGGCGCGATCATATCTGTTGCCGTTACCGAAAATAAGCAGCGCATTGGCGATATAGTAGCGAACACAACCCTGGTACGCACAAAAACGCGCACCAGCATTGATACATTGAACTTTGTGCATATAGAGGAAGATTATCAACCGGTAATTCCGGAAGCGGTAATGCTTGCCGACTCAGATATATCATTGATACATGAAGTGCTTAATCATTTTAATAAAACCGCCGACGTTATTTTTGTTGACCGCATGGCCGAACGCATATGCAAACAACTTGATATAACTATTCCTCCCGACCTCACTTCGTACAAATTTTTAGTTGCTGTTTTGAAAGATCACAATTATTATGTGTTAAACGTTAGCCCGCAACTTATTTAA
- a CDS encoding L-serine ammonia-lyase, translating into MQREQISVFDMFKIGIGPSSSHTLGPWRAAQQFVQSLEQQGVLPLVQQVKILLYGSLAKTGVGHGTDIAILLGLSGDDPVTFEVDQVTPKIAHIKSSHQLILGGVLPISFYAEDDLLFLFNESLPYHPNAVTFQAFLSNGKAVSETYYSIGGGFVVKDGASGPAKAEVDLPFPIDTASDLLHWCIKTGLRISEVVAENELAWRSEQETRTGALNIFRALKECIYRGCHTTGQLPGGLNVARRAAKLNARLIGNNKYSNYDEWVAAIRNTGDSFKNTLDWVSCFALAVNEENASFGRVVTAPTNGAAGVIPAVLQYYIAFCEGNTEQKIINFLFTASEIGSIFKKGATISAAMGGCQAEIGVSSAMAAAALTECMGGTQRQVLMAAEIAMEHHLGLTCDPIGGLVQVPCIERNTMGAIKAITASQLALQSNPEKAKVSLDAVVKTMWQTALDMNSKYKETSDGGLAINIPISLPEC; encoded by the coding sequence ATGCAAAGAGAACAGATTTCGGTTTTTGATATGTTTAAGATTGGCATAGGCCCGTCAAGCTCACATACGCTTGGCCCATGGCGTGCCGCTCAACAGTTTGTACAGTCGCTTGAGCAACAAGGGGTATTGCCGCTGGTGCAGCAGGTTAAGATATTATTATACGGTTCCTTAGCCAAAACCGGCGTGGGGCACGGTACCGATATAGCCATATTGCTTGGCCTGAGCGGCGATGACCCGGTTACTTTTGAGGTAGACCAGGTAACGCCTAAAATTGCGCACATCAAAAGCTCACATCAATTGATACTTGGCGGTGTATTACCTATAAGTTTTTATGCCGAAGATGATTTGCTGTTCCTGTTCAATGAAAGCTTGCCTTATCATCCCAACGCGGTAACCTTCCAGGCATTTTTGAGTAATGGCAAGGCTGTGTCAGAAACTTATTACTCCATAGGTGGTGGTTTTGTAGTGAAAGATGGAGCATCCGGCCCGGCTAAAGCTGAGGTAGATCTCCCCTTCCCTATTGACACCGCTTCCGACTTGCTCCATTGGTGCATCAAAACCGGGCTGCGCATCTCGGAGGTTGTGGCCGAAAACGAGCTGGCCTGGCGCAGCGAACAGGAAACCCGTACAGGTGCGTTGAATATTTTCAGGGCATTAAAAGAATGCATTTATCGCGGCTGCCATACCACCGGTCAACTTCCCGGCGGATTAAATGTGGCAAGGCGTGCCGCTAAACTAAACGCCAGGCTCATCGGCAATAATAAATACAGCAATTACGATGAGTGGGTAGCAGCCATCAGAAACACAGGCGACAGCTTCAAAAATACATTAGACTGGGTGAGTTGCTTTGCATTGGCCGTTAATGAAGAGAACGCTTCATTTGGTCGTGTAGTAACCGCACCAACAAACGGTGCTGCAGGCGTAATCCCTGCTGTACTGCAATATTACATTGCTTTTTGCGAAGGCAATACCGAACAAAAGATCATCAACTTTTTGTTTACGGCCAGCGAGATCGGTAGTATTTTCAAAAAAGGTGCTACCATATCAGCAGCTATGGGCGGCTGCCAGGCCGAAATCGGTGTATCATCAGCCATGGCAGCGGCAGCGTTAACCGAATGTATGGGCGGTACCCAACGCCAGGTATTGATGGCAGCAGAGATAGCCATGGAACACCACCTCGGCCTCACCTGTGATCCTATAGGCGGATTGGTACAGGTGCCCTGCATCGAACGTAATACCATGGGCGCCATCAAAGCGATAACAGCTTCGCAGCTCGCCCTTCAAAGCAATCCTGAAAAAGCTAAGGTAAGTCTTGATGCCGTGGTAAAAACCATGTGGCAAACCGCATTGGATATGAACTCGAAATACAAGGAAACGAGTGACGGCGGGTTGGCAATTAATATTCCTATTAGTTTGCCGGAGTGTTAG
- a CDS encoding RES family NAD+ phosphorylase — MIVYRLSKQAYINDLSGRGAELNGGRWNSKGTAVVYTSSSRALAVLEVAVHTPLGLMPADYFMVTIELPDNSEVFKPAADQLPEKWNSNPLIKATQQLGDSFVKANKYLVMQVPSATVAGDFNYLLNPLHIDFKSVKITATGFFQFDSRLFKK; from the coding sequence ATGATCGTTTATCGTTTAAGTAAACAGGCTTACATTAATGATTTAAGTGGCAGAGGGGCCGAACTAAACGGCGGTCGATGGAACAGTAAGGGAACCGCTGTAGTTTACACTTCTTCATCACGTGCATTGGCTGTACTTGAAGTTGCGGTACATACACCACTTGGGTTAATGCCCGCTGATTATTTTATGGTAACTATTGAATTGCCTGATAATTCAGAAGTTTTTAAGCCCGCTGCTGATCAATTACCAGAAAAATGGAACAGTAACCCATTGATAAAAGCAACACAACAACTTGGGGACAGCTTTGTAAAAGCTAACAAGTATTTGGTAATGCAGGTACCATCGGCTACTGTTGCCGGCGATTTTAATTACTTACTAAATCCTTTGCACATCGATTTTAAATCAGTAAAAATTACAGCTACAGGTTTTTTTCAATTTGATTCAAGGCTGTTTAAAAAGTAA
- a CDS encoding antitoxin Xre/MbcA/ParS toxin-binding domain-containing protein, with amino-acid sequence MSTPKPYKFLDDDEVNLTSMVREGISFPYLTKLSNYIHFNIDDWASYLHLSERTIQRYKKENKTFDPIYSEKIVMIELLYKKGIEVFGDENKFYAWMDYQSIPLGGVKPKELLDTAFGINMIRDELGRIEHGILA; translated from the coding sequence ATGAGCACTCCAAAACCCTATAAATTTCTTGATGATGATGAGGTTAATTTAACCTCGATGGTGAGGGAGGGGATTTCATTTCCTTACCTTACTAAATTATCAAATTATATCCATTTTAACATAGATGACTGGGCTTCGTACCTACATCTTTCCGAACGTACAATTCAGCGCTACAAAAAAGAAAATAAAACTTTTGACCCCATCTATTCTGAAAAGATAGTGATGATCGAGTTACTTTATAAAAAAGGCATAGAGGTTTTTGGCGATGAAAACAAGTTTTATGCCTGGATGGATTACCAAAGTATACCCCTGGGTGGAGTAAAGCCTAAAGAACTTTTGGATACAGCCTTTGGTATCAACATGATTCGCGATGAATTAGGGCGGATCGAACATGGTATACTTGCATGA
- a CDS encoding SGNH/GDSL hydrolase family protein, with protein sequence MRGVILSLFTAFTLSACAGKNMPAPVSYNPPSKPVTVIQDTLTYLALGDSYTIGQSVPIDQAFPNQLANQLQGFKVNAPTIIARTGWTTDQLIEAIDKSDVKSNTYDVVTLLIGVNDQYGGLSQENYRVKFEQVLNTAIKFAGGIREHVFVLSIPDYGVTPFAHGNDAVIGPEIDQFNDINREISSNAKVNYVEITGISKLAAHDLSLLADDGLHPSGKMYGMWVDKLKVDVGAVFAKK encoded by the coding sequence ATGAGGGGAGTAATTTTAAGTTTATTTACAGCGTTCACTTTATCGGCTTGTGCAGGGAAAAATATGCCTGCGCCGGTTAGTTATAATCCCCCGTCAAAACCAGTTACAGTGATACAGGATACCTTAACATACCTTGCCCTCGGCGACTCATATACTATTGGGCAGTCTGTTCCTATTGATCAGGCTTTTCCCAACCAATTGGCTAACCAGCTGCAAGGTTTTAAAGTAAATGCCCCGACTATCATCGCCCGAACCGGTTGGACAACCGATCAATTGATTGAGGCTATTGATAAAAGTGATGTTAAAAGCAATACATATGATGTGGTTACCCTGCTGATAGGTGTTAACGATCAATACGGCGGATTGAGCCAGGAAAACTATCGCGTTAAGTTTGAACAGGTTTTAAACACTGCTATCAAATTTGCAGGCGGTATCAGGGAACATGTGTTTGTACTATCAATCCCTGACTATGGTGTTACACCTTTTGCCCATGGTAATGATGCAGTGATAGGTCCCGAGATAGATCAGTTTAACGACATTAACCGAGAAATAAGTAGTAATGCCAAAGTCAATTACGTTGAGATAACCGGTATATCCAAATTGGCAGCACATGACCTTTCTCTATTGGCCGATGACGGGTTACACCCCTCCGGTAAAATGTATGGGATGTGGGTGGATAAGTTGAAGGTAGATGTGGGGGCTGTTTTTGCTAAGAAGTAA
- the lipB gene encoding lipoyl(octanoyl) transferase LipB: protein MKNKKVFFQDWGLIDYQQAWDKQESIFSETVKTKIENRNRETAYEAAAKDGGAGVAYDTIEADETFNYLVFCEHPHVYTLGKSGKPEHLLLDEEGLKEKHAVYYPINRGGDITYHGPGQIVSYPILDLDNFFTDIHLYLRTLEEAVILTLADFGLNAGRYEGYTGVWFDADNEKARKICAMGVRCSRWVTMHGLALNVNTDLSYFKNIVPCGIDDKAVTSMQQELGQDVDINEVKKNLKHHISVLFGMEIL, encoded by the coding sequence ATGAAAAACAAAAAAGTATTTTTTCAGGACTGGGGCCTGATCGACTACCAGCAAGCCTGGGATAAACAGGAATCTATTTTTAGCGAAACGGTTAAAACCAAAATTGAAAACCGTAACCGCGAAACGGCCTACGAAGCAGCAGCTAAAGATGGAGGTGCCGGCGTAGCTTACGATACTATTGAGGCCGATGAAACTTTCAACTACCTGGTATTTTGTGAGCATCCGCACGTATATACTTTAGGCAAAAGCGGTAAGCCTGAACATTTACTGTTAGATGAGGAAGGCCTGAAAGAAAAACACGCCGTTTACTATCCGATAAACCGCGGTGGCGATATTACCTACCATGGTCCGGGTCAAATTGTATCATACCCAATCCTCGATCTCGACAATTTTTTTACCGACATTCACCTGTATTTGCGTACGCTGGAAGAAGCGGTGATCCTGACCCTGGCTGATTTTGGTTTAAATGCTGGCCGGTATGAAGGATATACCGGTGTTTGGTTTGACGCCGATAATGAAAAAGCCCGTAAAATATGTGCCATGGGTGTACGCTGCAGCCGTTGGGTAACCATGCATGGCCTCGCTTTAAATGTAAATACCGATCTTAGCTATTTTAAAAACATAGTGCCCTGCGGCATCGACGATAAGGCAGTAACTTCTATGCAGCAGGAACTTGGGCAAGACGTTGATATTAATGAAGTTAAAAAAAACCTGAAACATCATATTTCCGTACTTTTTGGTATGGAGATATTATAA
- a CDS encoding 4'-phosphopantetheinyl transferase family protein, whose translation MAIAYRQRIDDDTEFALWRIEEEATDLYSQLQLNQQEKDFVESLSNGKRHLHWLGTRVLLRKMLRTDEYIDCKVDEHGKPYLVNLPYHISLSHSFDYAAVMISKTHKVGIDIEQIKQKVERIANKFMRKQELAFIGGRQKIEQLYVCWCAKEAVYKCNGQKEVSFADNILLEPFQFEHHGVVNAQLHKKNNVIDYTVGYMQYEDYMIGYVKGE comes from the coding sequence ATGGCGATAGCATACAGGCAGCGTATTGATGATGATACCGAGTTTGCACTCTGGCGTATCGAAGAGGAGGCTACAGACCTGTACAGCCAGTTACAACTTAACCAGCAGGAGAAAGATTTTGTGGAGAGCCTGAGCAATGGCAAGCGCCACCTGCACTGGCTGGGTACCCGTGTACTGCTGCGTAAAATGCTTCGCACCGACGAGTATATCGACTGTAAGGTTGATGAACATGGTAAACCTTACCTGGTAAACCTGCCTTATCATATCTCCTTAAGTCATTCTTTTGATTATGCCGCTGTAATGATCAGCAAAACGCATAAGGTTGGAATTGATATTGAACAGATAAAGCAAAAGGTTGAACGTATTGCCAATAAGTTTATGCGCAAACAAGAGCTGGCCTTTATAGGCGGCAGGCAAAAAATAGAACAGTTATATGTTTGCTGGTGCGCCAAAGAGGCTGTTTATAAATGCAACGGACAAAAAGAAGTTTCTTTTGCCGACAACATTCTCCTGGAGCCGTTTCAGTTTGAACACCACGGGGTGGTAAATGCACAATTGCATAAAAAAAATAATGTTATCGATTATACTGTAGGCTATATGCAGTATGAAGATTATATGATAGGCTACGTAAAGGGCGAGTGA
- the dcd gene encoding dCTP deaminase, with translation MILSDKRILEEIEQGHIIIEPFNREYLGTNSYDVHLGKYLATYRNRVLDAKVHNEIDGFEIPKDGFVLQPNTLYLGVTMEYTETHRHVPFLEGKSSTGRLGIDIHATAGKGDVGFCNTWTLEISCAQPVRIYPGMPIGQLIYFVVEGEIETLYNSKANAKYNNPTTRPVESMMWKNKW, from the coding sequence ATGATACTATCTGATAAGCGCATCCTCGAAGAAATTGAACAAGGCCATATTATTATTGAACCATTTAACCGCGAGTACCTCGGTACCAACTCGTACGATGTGCATTTGGGTAAATATTTAGCTACTTACCGTAACAGGGTGCTCGATGCTAAAGTTCATAACGAGATTGATGGTTTTGAAATTCCTAAAGATGGCTTTGTGCTTCAGCCAAATACACTTTACCTGGGCGTAACCATGGAGTACACCGAAACCCACCGTCATGTGCCGTTTTTGGAAGGCAAATCAAGTACCGGGCGTTTAGGTATTGATATCCATGCAACCGCTGGCAAGGGCGATGTTGGTTTCTGCAATACCTGGACACTTGAAATTTCATGCGCTCAGCCGGTACGAATTTATCCGGGCATGCCAATCGGTCAGCTTATTTATTTTGTGGTTGAAGGCGAAATTGAAACTTTATATAACAGTAAAGCCAACGCCAAATACAACAACCCGACTACCCGCCCGGTTGAAAGTATGATGTGGAAGAATAAATGGTAG